The Haloterrigena turkmenica DSM 5511 nucleotide sequence CCTGCTGGCCGTGAACGCCGAGTATCTGCCCGAACTGGACTGACGCTCCCGAACGACATCGCTTCTCGACCACTGTTCTCCGCAAAACGCGGACTCGTTGCGATGGCGATAGCGAGCGCTGACTCGACGTGATGGTCTGCTCCGGAGCGTTCACCGCGAAATTGAGCCGCCAGTAGATCACGGGAGCAATTCGCACTGCACGACCGAGTGGCTGCCGACGGGACGGTAACACTCATTACGGCCAACCCGAGTCTAGTACAAAATGCACGCTCGACGAGGGTTCGACGGGACGGCGAATCGGTCGAGCCACTGGAGCGACCGACGGCAGTCGAGTAACCGCCGGCTGAGCGGCCAGTCAACGGCTCGCGTCGCAGGCGACGGGACGATTGATCCGATTTGTTGGGTAACGACGCGACGATGCGCGTTACGGGTGCGACAATGAATACGTCAGACGACATCCGTTCGGTCCACCACGGGCTCGGGGTGGCGTTCAAATCCGCGTACAATCACAGCGGTACGATGGTCCTCGTTAGCCTCCTCTGGGTCATCGCATCGCTTCCGCTCATCACCATCGGGCCGGCGACGCTCGCCGCCTACAAGGCCGTGCTGACGCTCCGCGAAGAGGGAGAGATCGACCGCGAGGCGGTCGTCTCCACGCTCTCACAGCACTGGCACAATTCGGTGCTCCTCAGCGGCGTGTTCGTCGCCTTCGCCGCCGTCACCGTCGGCTACGCCACCAACTACGTTCTGACGGGAGCCGTGCAGTCGGGCACCCTCGCGGTCGTCGCGTGCTACCTGACCGCCCACCTCAGCGCCGTGCTCGTCGTGGCGTTCGTCCGCTTAGCGGAAGGCAACGCGGTATACGACGCGGTTACGGGCGGCTACTCCTGGACCGCCACGCATCCGTTCGACACCGTCCTCCTCGGCTTCGTCAGCATCGGACTGTTCGTCCTCTGCGCCGTTCTCACGGTTACCGTGTGTCTGGCGTTCCCGTTCCTCTTGTTCACCTTCCACGTTGCCGTCGTCGCCGAACGTGAGGGATAACATTCGGATAGCTATTCATAAACATCGCTCCCGACCGGGGTGGCTCCGCTGCGTTACGCGGTGCGTCACGTGGTACTTCGGAGCGATAAGCGCGATCGACCCGTATCGACTCGGCTCCGGTCTCGGTCCGTCCGATCGACACCGCGATTCGGTCGCGTGGCGAACCGACGACCGAGTCGTTTCGTTTCACCTCGGGGAAAGACTATTGTATGCAAATATTGATAGTGATATTGTGGTGACGGATCCATGAAGGACCCAAAGACTAGCGACTGCACACGGAGAGAGCACCTGCAATCGATGGGGTTCCTCGGGGCTGCCGGTTTCGGTATGGCCGGCTGTATGCAGCTACCGAACGGTAACTCGAGTTCAGGTAACAAGCATCGCGGAGAGACGCTTTACTCCCCGCCAGAGGGGGCGCCGGCGCCGGGTGCGATGTATCCGCGCGTCGAACGCCTCGAGTCCAGTTCGGGCGGCAACGAGACGCTGCTCGCGACGTTCGAGTACTATCCGTCGATGAGCGGCGGTTCGGAGCCGTACTTCCCGATCTATCGGAGCACGAACGGCGGCCAGACGTGGTCGAAGTTCTCGGAAATCCATGATCAGAGCGGCAAGGACTGGGGATTGCGCTATCAGCCGACGCTGTACGAACTCCCGGAGGAAACCGGGCCGTGGCCGGCCGGGACGGTCCTCGCTGCTGGGAACGCGATTCCGATCCTCGACGACCCCGAGGACGTCGCGGACGGTGAAATCGGCGAGCTCGGCGATACGAGTATCGACCTGTACGCGAGTACCGACCACGGCGAGTCGTGGGAGTACGTCAGCACCGTCGTGACCGGCGGCCCAGCGTACCCCCACGCGGGTAACAGCCCCGTCTGGGAGCCCGAACTGCACCTGGACGCGGACGGAAATCTCGTCTGTTACTTCGCCGACGAACGGCAGGCGGACGACGACGAGTACAACCAGCTCGTCGGCCTCAAGGCGTCGAGCGACGGCGGTCAGACGTGGGGCGAGGAGGAGTTCGTGGCCGCGGTTCCAAACGGAACCGACCGGCCCGGCATGCCGGGCGTCGTCGAACTACCGAACGGCACCTATATGGCCGTGTACGAGCTCGTCGGTTCCGACAACGTGAACGGCGAAGTGAGAGTCAAGACGTCACCCGACGGCCGTGACTGGGGCGACCCGACGGACCTCGGGCAACAGGTCGTCACCGACGACGGGCGGCGCTTCATCAACGGTCCGTCCATCACGTGGACGCCGAGAGGCGGGCCCAACGGGACGATCCTCGTTTCCGGAAAGCAGTTGGTCGACGGAAACCGGAATCTGGCCGACGGCAACGGCGAGGTTCTCCTCGCCACCACGAACCTCGACGGGAGCGGCAGTTGGACCCCAGTCGAGGCGCCGCTGTCCTTCGAGACGGAGAGCGAACTCGACGGCCGGATTTTCGTCGGGTGGACGACACCGATTCTGCCATCCGCGAACGGCAAACGCCTCCTCCAGATGACCTCGACCGCGATGAACGAGGAACTCTGTGAGATTCGATATGCGGAGCGTCCGTTGAAGTTGAACGAGCTCTGAGCGCGCCGACTAGGGTAGCGGCCGATCGACGGGCGCGAGACGCCGTTCCATTTCTCAGCGGTCCCGCATCGATTCGTCGGCTTCGCAACGTCCACGGCGTGACTCGAGAACGCTGTGTCTTTCCTCGCGGTCGATCGACGTCCCCACCCGAGCATCGCCGTGTCGTCGATCCCCCTCGTTCCACCTTCCGTTCGAAGCGGCTCGGGGGGACCGAACGATAGCAGTCAGGATACCGGATCCTCGTCGGTGGTAGAATCGAACGACAGCGCAGTCTCGCTGTCGTTTCGAGCGGTGAAGAATCCGCCAAATTCCGTCGGTACCGAACTACCGCGCCAGCAGCCAAGTTACGCGGTGACTTCCTGTTTTTCGTATTCTTCCACCAGAACGTTCCGGCCAGTGGATTTCCGGAAGAGATGGA carries:
- a CDS encoding sialidase family protein, which translates into the protein MKDPKTSDCTRREHLQSMGFLGAAGFGMAGCMQLPNGNSSSGNKHRGETLYSPPEGAPAPGAMYPRVERLESSSGGNETLLATFEYYPSMSGGSEPYFPIYRSTNGGQTWSKFSEIHDQSGKDWGLRYQPTLYELPEETGPWPAGTVLAAGNAIPILDDPEDVADGEIGELGDTSIDLYASTDHGESWEYVSTVVTGGPAYPHAGNSPVWEPELHLDADGNLVCYFADERQADDDEYNQLVGLKASSDGGQTWGEEEFVAAVPNGTDRPGMPGVVELPNGTYMAVYELVGSDNVNGEVRVKTSPDGRDWGDPTDLGQQVVTDDGRRFINGPSITWTPRGGPNGTILVSGKQLVDGNRNLADGNGEVLLATTNLDGSGSWTPVEAPLSFETESELDGRIFVGWTTPILPSANGKRLLQMTSTAMNEELCEIRYAERPLKLNEL
- a CDS encoding DUF624 domain-containing protein; this translates as MNTSDDIRSVHHGLGVAFKSAYNHSGTMVLVSLLWVIASLPLITIGPATLAAYKAVLTLREEGEIDREAVVSTLSQHWHNSVLLSGVFVAFAAVTVGYATNYVLTGAVQSGTLAVVACYLTAHLSAVLVVAFVRLAEGNAVYDAVTGGYSWTATHPFDTVLLGFVSIGLFVLCAVLTVTVCLAFPFLLFTFHVAVVAEREG